In Balneolales bacterium ANBcel1, one genomic interval encodes:
- a CDS encoding sigma-70 family RNA polymerase sigma factor — protein sequence MQQSSSDFSLLIEAILRDDRVTADQLAPDLLNRVILYLRVRMDAPQKVAEECVYQAFSVVFDKIREDRISDHKSVFKYLMTASRNEYLSFIKREKRNDDDSADEMATLQQPPDQLQTLIDQERQERLDRCLKKLPDEHRRFILSFFSSRPVDLSAIGKRFGFSYAKTRTLKTRIMQQLQQCVQKSDI from the coding sequence TTGCAACAATCTTCTTCAGACTTTTCGCTCCTGATTGAGGCCATTCTGCGAGATGACAGAGTGACTGCCGACCAGCTAGCACCGGATCTATTGAACCGGGTGATTCTCTATTTACGCGTCAGAATGGATGCTCCGCAAAAAGTTGCTGAAGAGTGCGTGTATCAAGCGTTTTCTGTAGTTTTTGATAAAATTCGGGAGGATCGCATCAGCGACCACAAGTCGGTTTTCAAATACCTGATGACCGCCTCGCGAAATGAGTACCTGAGCTTCATCAAACGGGAAAAAAGAAATGATGATGACTCCGCCGATGAAATGGCGACGCTGCAGCAACCTCCCGATCAGCTGCAAACCCTTATTGATCAAGAGCGGCAGGAGAGGCTCGATCGATGCCTGAAAAAACTGCCGGATGAACACCGCCGCTTTATTCTCAGCTTTTTTTCGAGCCGGCCCGTCGACCTTTCCGCGATCGGCAAACGTTTTGGATTTTCTTACGCCAAAACCCGGACTCTGAAGACAAGAATCATGCAACAACTGCAGCAATGTGTTCAAAAATCAGACATTTAA
- a CDS encoding cold-shock protein produces MSEERETGVVKWFNGAKGYGFISRESGEDLFVHFSEIQEEGYRVLNEGDKVEFTVAESEKGLQAKEVIKV; encoded by the coding sequence ATGTCAGAAGAACGTGAAACCGGTGTCGTGAAATGGTTCAACGGCGCCAAAGGGTATGGCTTTATCAGCCGGGAAAGCGGTGAAGACCTATTTGTTCATTTTAGTGAAATACAGGAAGAGGGCTACCGCGTATTGAACGAAGGTGACAAAGTTGAATTCACTGTTGCTGAAAGTGAAAAGGGCTTGCAGGCCAAAGAAGTAATCAAAGTCTGA
- a CDS encoding M20 family peptidase — MMLAVAGLLLVLFLTLLIARTLRYTRHHGQQQQHIPSRVDIDEAAKRLGKAIRYQTISTQDQEDFNEDAFLQMHHFLEKSFPHLHATLDKEIVSGYSLLYTWKGKNPELKPVMLTSHIDVVPVEPGTEDDWLHPPFEGRISDGYIWGRGAMDVQGGVLAIMEAVEILLETGFSPERTIILGFGHDEEVDGDKGAFQIGRLLEERGTQLEFLLDEGTPIVHDILPQLASPVALVAVAEKGYLSLEISTTAEGGHSSVPQGLTSIAVLSEAIHKLENNPIKGKVDGLVKRTMEAIGPQLPFLFRMVMANLWLFRGLVKRELAQMPATKAALGTTIATTIFESGVKENVLPTQARAIVNFRIHPNDTIDSVIEHVTRTVNDPGITITPLHGSINPSHVSDVKSTPYRMLETTIREVFPEVVVAPTLMVGATDARHYSRLTKNIYRFIPLRADESDLDRVHGTDERISKHNYHEMIFFYTRLLENASS, encoded by the coding sequence ATGATGCTTGCTGTTGCTGGTCTTTTACTGGTTCTATTTCTCACATTATTGATTGCAAGAACACTGAGGTATACCAGGCATCACGGACAACAACAGCAGCATATCCCGTCACGGGTGGATATTGACGAAGCCGCCAAACGTCTTGGAAAAGCCATCCGATATCAAACGATTTCAACCCAGGATCAGGAAGATTTCAACGAGGATGCCTTCCTGCAAATGCACCACTTCCTGGAGAAATCGTTCCCACATCTCCATGCCACTCTGGATAAGGAGATTGTGAGCGGCTATAGCCTGCTATATACGTGGAAAGGAAAGAACCCCGAATTGAAGCCGGTCATGCTCACCAGCCACATCGATGTGGTTCCGGTAGAGCCCGGCACCGAAGATGACTGGCTGCATCCCCCGTTTGAGGGAAGAATCTCTGACGGGTATATCTGGGGGCGCGGAGCCATGGACGTGCAAGGTGGCGTCCTGGCAATTATGGAGGCGGTTGAAATACTCCTGGAAACGGGCTTTAGTCCAGAGAGAACCATCATCCTTGGGTTCGGTCACGACGAAGAGGTTGATGGCGACAAAGGCGCGTTTCAAATCGGCCGCCTGCTGGAAGAGAGGGGCACGCAACTGGAGTTCCTCCTGGACGAAGGTACTCCGATTGTTCATGACATCCTTCCGCAACTGGCTAGTCCGGTGGCTCTGGTGGCTGTCGCCGAGAAAGGGTATCTGAGCCTGGAGATTTCAACGACAGCCGAAGGCGGACACTCTTCGGTTCCCCAGGGACTCACCTCCATAGCCGTTCTGAGTGAAGCCATCCACAAACTTGAAAACAACCCCATTAAGGGTAAGGTAGACGGCCTGGTTAAACGGACCATGGAGGCGATCGGCCCCCAATTGCCCTTTCTCTTCCGGATGGTGATGGCAAATCTGTGGCTGTTCCGGGGTCTGGTTAAACGTGAACTGGCTCAAATGCCCGCGACCAAAGCCGCACTCGGCACCACCATTGCAACCACCATTTTTGAGTCCGGTGTCAAGGAGAATGTGCTGCCGACCCAGGCGCGTGCCATTGTCAACTTCCGAATCCATCCGAACGATACCATTGATAGCGTCATTGAGCATGTTACCCGAACTGTGAACGACCCCGGCATCACCATCACGCCACTACACGGGTCTATCAACCCGTCGCATGTTTCGGATGTGAAGAGCACCCCTTACCGAATGCTCGAAACAACCATCAGAGAGGTGTTTCCGGAAGTGGTTGTTGCACCCACATTGATGGTCGGCGCCACGGATGCCAGACATTACTCCAGGCTCACAAAGAATATCTACCGGTTTATTCCGCTGCGGGCGGATGAAAGCGATCTCGATCGCGTGCATGGAACAGACGAACGGATTTCCAAACACAATTATCATGAAATGATCTTTTTCTATACACGGTTACTTGAGAACGCTTCGTCGTGA
- a CDS encoding PIG-L family deacetylase encodes MRALYIFPHPDDESFGPAPAMAGQLRSGHEVFLLTYTRGGATRIRHDYGLSVDEMGAVRLDEMKAVEKVLGLSGMEVLDLPDSGLKHMNPIELEEITEQHIRKVKPDVVVSYPVHGVSGFQDHLVTHAIVKRVFCKLRDEWEGAPRRLAFFTLAESDKKDRKFQLNTSSQDEIDCATPLSKSDLELGKRALDCYKTYQEVINEVGVMERIGDTVFFEFFQESFRTHLKSLFDRLP; translated from the coding sequence ATGCGCGCACTGTATATTTTTCCCCATCCCGATGATGAATCCTTTGGCCCCGCTCCGGCAATGGCCGGTCAGCTCCGTTCGGGCCATGAGGTGTTCTTGCTGACATACACCCGTGGTGGTGCAACCAGGATCAGACATGACTACGGGTTGTCTGTGGATGAGATGGGAGCCGTAAGGCTGGATGAAATGAAGGCCGTGGAAAAAGTGCTTGGCCTCAGCGGTATGGAGGTCCTGGATCTGCCCGACAGTGGATTGAAACATATGAACCCCATCGAGCTGGAAGAGATCACCGAGCAGCACATCCGGAAGGTGAAACCGGATGTCGTAGTCAGTTATCCCGTACATGGTGTGAGCGGGTTTCAGGATCACCTCGTAACCCACGCTATAGTGAAACGCGTTTTCTGCAAGCTGCGGGACGAGTGGGAGGGGGCTCCGCGGCGCCTTGCTTTTTTTACACTGGCTGAAAGCGATAAAAAAGACCGGAAATTTCAGCTCAACACATCGTCACAGGATGAAATTGACTGCGCCACACCACTTTCGAAAAGTGATTTGGAGCTTGGCAAGCGGGCCCTGGACTGTTATAAAACCTACCAGGAAGTGATCAATGAGGTAGGGGTTATGGAAAGAATCGGAGACACCGTATTCTTTGAGTTTTTTCAAGAGTCGTTTCGCACCCATCTGAAAAGTCTGTTTGACAGACTGCCTTAG